One window of the Tachypleus tridentatus isolate NWPU-2018 chromosome 10, ASM421037v1, whole genome shotgun sequence genome contains the following:
- the LOC143229355 gene encoding uncharacterized protein LOC143229355: protein MQEEELTSPLHLAVERGDLDDVIRLIQNGSEIDAEDNNGKTPLFYAVMSDELQIVKTLLEMGANTSSVDESRKNLMHVAVEKGNLDMIDILYQHRAEYNGRDRRGSTVLHAAVITGKPKVMEAILNKAATNGHRGFLNLGNKTGQTALHVAVNLDQIETIRMLITGGSDPNTTDYGDITPLHAAFDKENGVNFDIINILLDSGADVNLRDQQGMTSLHLAAIHGHSDGISLLLRSGADPNIQDNNGMTALHHAAKNGRENAVKVLISGGSNLKSRDRRNMTPMHFGIRSGKTSVVELFLSSGSDLSYLRDGRNYLQFTLHERKLEVLKTLLSLVPTVLTSEETGETIVHYAATLGDCKALEVLVASGIDVNIRDREGGTALHYATAHAQEAVADWLIKNGIDIDAKDKNGVSALHAAVRWGNEHIVRLLVKRKANIEIADKLGRTPLHYAARKHNSMSYAFTLINKGANLEAEDDFGMTPLHLAVRSGNESLVRILVNNGAKLDAIDQNKMKPLDHAIEKKYICISEFLENGGKTIVK from the exons ATGCAAGAAGAAGAACTGACATCTCCCCTTCATCTAGCAGTAGAGAGAGGAGATTTAGATGATGTGATAAGGTTGATCCAAAATGGTTCTGAGATAGATGCAGAAGACAACAACGGTAAAACACCTTTATTTTATGCTGTGATGTCAGATGAACTACAAATTGTAAAAACACTGTTGGAAATGGGTGCAAATACATCTTCAGTGGACGAGAGCCGGAAAAATCTCATGCACGTAGCAGTCGAAAAAGGAAATCTTGATATGATTGATATATTGTATCAACATAGGGCAGAGTACAATGGTCGAGATAGAAGGGGATCCACTGTTTTACATGCAGCTGTGATAACTGGCAAACCGAAAGTGATGGAAGCAATTTTAAATAAAGCGGCCACTAACGGACATAGAGGATTTTTAAACTTGGGCAATAAGACTGGTCAAACTGCTCTACACGTTGCTGTAAACCTGGATCAAATAGAAACGATCCGGATGTTGATAACAGGTGGAAGTGATCCAAATACTACTGATTACGGAGATATTACTCCGTTACACGCAGCATTTGACAAAGAAAACGGCGTTAATTtcgatataattaatattttactcgACAGTGGAGCTGACGTTAACCTACGTGATCAACAGGGTATGACGTCACTCCACTTAGCAGCCATCCATGGTCATAGTGATGGAATTAGTTTACTTTTAAGGTCTGGAGCTGATCCAAACATACAAGACAATAATG GAATGACAGCACTTCACCATGCTGCTAAGAATGGCAGGGAAAATGCAGTTAAAGTTCTCATCTCCGGTGGAAGTAACCTAAAATCACGAGATCGCCGGAATATGACCCCAATGCATTTTGGGATACGATCTGGTAAGACATCTGTTGTCGAATTATTTCTATCTAGTGGTTCAGACTTGTCTTATCTTCGTGATGGGAGGAATTATCTACAATTCACTCTGCACGAAAGAAAACTGGAAGTGTTAAAAACGTTATTATCTTTAGTACCAACTGTACTAACATCAGAAGAAACAGGTGAAACCATTGTACATTATGCTGCAACACTTGGGGATTGTAAAGCGTTGGAAGTTCTAGTTGCCAGTGGAATAGACGTAAACATTAGAGATCGCGAAGGAGGAACAGCTCTCCATTATGCCACGGCGCATGCGCAGGAAGCAGTTGCTGACTGGTTGATAAAAAACGGTATAGATATCGATGCTAAAGACAAGAATGGTGTTTCTGCTTTACATGCCGCAGTTCGTTGGGGAAATGAACACATTGTGCGGTTATTAGTTAAAAGAAAGGCAAACATAGAGATAGCAGACAAACTAGGACGTACACCTTTACACTACGCAGCCAGGAAACACAATTCTATGAGCTATGcctttacattaataaataaaggaGCCAATTTGGAAGCGGAAGACGACTTCGGAATGACACCATTGCATCTTGCTGTACGATCTGGCAACGAAAGCTTAGTGAGGATTCTGGTCAATAATGGAGCTAAATTAGACGCAATTgaccaaaataaaatgaaaccccTAGACCACGccattgaaaaaaaatacatttgcaTTTCTGAATTTCTGGAAAATGGTGGTAAAACTATTGTGAAATGA